The genomic interval ATCGGGGCGAACTCTTTACCGTCACCAAGGTTCGCATAATGAACTCATGAAACAAAAACCTGCTGTAAGCCGGTATCTTGTAGTCATCGTCCATATACTGGTAGAAATTCTTCTCCAGGAACAGGTGCAAATCGAACAGCAGTTTGTGGAGGAACTTAAATAAATACCTGCCTTCAGGATCAGGATCAAGTATGTCCATCTGCCTTACTTCAATGTCCGGAAGCCATTGCATCAATTTATCCAACAGCGGCACAATGCTGTACTGACAGGACTTTACAGCGACACGAATGGTCTCATCATTTGTTGAATTTTTGAGCGATGACAAGAACTCCTGTTCAGGATGTTCAAGTTTCGGATGTCGGCTAAACATTACCTGGCCGATAAATTTTGGATTGAGAATGGGCGACTTTCTCAATTGCCTTGGAATTTCCTCGTTAATGAGGAATGCGAGATGGTTTAACATCATCATGTTATTCAATTTTTGGTTAAAAAATAATTACAAGTTCAATGCAGGTAAAGCAGACGCAAATTTTTTGCGCACATACATACATGTGTTGAATTATTTTATAGTAAGAAGTCGTAAAAAGCTATGAAAGAAGGGGTAAGGAGTCCTGTAGAATTATAGTAGGACCGGTAGAGATAGTAGGGATAGTAGGGCTAGTAGGGATAGTCGGGGAAGTAGGGCTAACAGAGAGGAAGTGGCATTAACAAAAGTATAATTGAGATTTGAACCTGAGAGATCAGGCAAGTCGACCAGATCGGTCAACAGTCGGTTTAAAGCGAGCTTTGTATGCATATGTTTCAATTTGAAATTTGTGTTATTGAAATTATAACGAAATGCAATTTAGGGAGTTTGTGAATATCATTAATCAGCATCTTAATATATTTTTACTACAAATACGATTTATACATCATACTTGTAACGTCGTTTAGAGATATAAGATAGATCGGTCTCCCCCTCACCCGGGTGTGGCATTTCAAACGGTAAATGTGGTACAATATCGAAAAGGCAGCTCCCCTTAAAATGAAGCTGCCTTTATTGCCGGTTATCAATTTAAAAACTGTTCTATCTCTCTAACTGTTACATCCGGCTGTTCCTCCGGTAAAAAGTGCCCGGAATTTTCCACTTTTACGAGCTTCACATCGGCGGCCTTTTTAGGTAAGGCATATTTCAGCCAGTCATAGCCTGGACCTCCTATACCCAGCACCGGCATTTTCAGCATGGCATAGTCCTTATAGTCTTCTATATCCTGTGGAAAAGCCTGATACCAGGCATTTCCTGCGTGAATGGCTTCCTTGCTGTTATACGTAGCCGCATATACTGCCCGGTCAAATGAGGACATTGAACTGTCATCCTTTAACAGGTAGTGGAACACCGTCTTTTGAAAAACTGCCGCACGCCCTGCCACCAATTCTTCGGGAAGACCGTTAAGTTGATTAAATGCAAACCACCAGACATATGGACGTGCAGGGTCCAGCTTATCTGTGGGGGTGCCGGGAGCCGGAAGCATCGGGATAGCAGCAAACGTTTCGTCCGGGTGAGGCACGTCAATCATCACCAGCTTTTCGACCAGGTCCGGATAATTAGCTGCCAGGCTAAATGCCACCTGTGCACCAATATCATGACCGGCAACAAATACCTGCTGATACCCCAGCGACTTCAGTAAGCCAGCTATATCTCCTGCTACTGTCTTTTTATCATATCCACCGGCCGGCCGGCCAGAAGTGCCCATGCCACGGTAGTCTACAGCGATAACAGTGTAATGCTGCTGCAATGCAGGCATCATTTTATGAAATGACCACCACGTTTGCGGCCAACCTGACAGTAACACCAACACCTTTCCTTTGCCACCGGTCACATAGTGTAACCGGACACTATTGATGGTTGCATAACCATTTTTAAAACCGGGTAATTGTGCCACCAATGATTCATCTGAGATCGATTGGTGATTTTGTTTCTGCGCCATTAGCTCAACTGATGCAGATAAGGCTATAAAAAAGACAATCCCAAATACAACACGGGGAATATGTTTCATGATTTGTTTCATACAATCTGTTTTTGCGCGTACATCCCTGAGCTGTGCATATCAGAGATGTACACCTTGCTTATTTCAATTTTTCCAGCAGACCAATCTGTCCAAACAATATAGTGGCTGCGGTATAGCAATGGAAAAATTTGACCTTGCCATTTTCCAGGTAAAAGAAGTCCGCACATGGCGTATTAATGGTCTTACCCGTAGCTGGTATTGTACCGATCGGAAGCTCCAAAGGCCCATTGTGCGTGCCATTCAATGTCAGCTCTACCATTACCATATTCTCCTCGTCTTTCACATATACCCTGAGTAACTCGCGATGCATATCAGGAAATGCTTTTGCATAAATATCAACAGTGAGCCCTATGTCTTCACCATAATATTTCTTTCCGGCAGAAACGTCCCAGAAATAACCATCAGGAGTAAACATAGACGCAAATAATTTTGAATCCTGCACTTCTGCTGCCTGATAAAGGTTGCGGATGATCTGTTCATTACTTAGTTGTGTTGCCATCAGTAGTAAGATTTTATTGTTATTAAAAATTATTTACTTACCGTATCCAGGAATGCATACAGCGATTTAATTTTGCCCTGTTCAACAGTGATAATGTCGACGCCTTTTACAAGCGACGGGTGGGCCTTATCGCCATAGTTCCAGAACAGCCGTACCATATTATGATTTGCCTCGATCCTGGCAAGTGAAAAACGGAAACCGGGATGAGACTGCTGCAGATTGCCAATAAATGTATTCAGCCCTTCCTGACCGGTGGATACATAGGACGCATCTACGAAAAGTACATTGGCAGTATAAAGGGAGGCCAATCCTGCAAGACGGGCAGCGGCAGCTGTGTTATTCCAGATTTCCAGGTGCCTGGTTGCGAGCTGTTGAAGCTGTCCTTTGCTGAGCGTATCTGCTGCAGAAAGTTTTACGGGAACGTTTTTGGGTGACCAGAGTTTAACACCGGGATTGTGTTTCTCATATCCTTTGCCGTTAGGATAAGTCACCAACTCCATTTTAGAACCCCATGGCGTCAGGAAGTAAACCCATGTTTCTCCTTCGGTATCGCCTACCGGCATGGTGAAGGGCTCCCCAAGGAATGTCACACCTTTCGACTTCAGGTACGCGATGCTGGCCTTTATATCAGCTGTGTAAAAAGCGATGTGTGTAGCGCCAATATCATCACCACCAGGCTGTGTTGTACTGCCCTTATTTTTATCATAATAGAACAGTTCAATGTTAGCGCCATCGCCAGCCCGGGTCATTTTTATGGTTACGGGGCCAGTGGCCTGGTTCATGTGATTGGCTTCTTTCCAGTTACTATCTAAGGGTACAGGTCCAATCTGTGTCACTACCTTAAAGTCCAGTACATCTGTAAAGAAATTAACTGCCTGTTGTAAATCAGGAACATTGATGCCGAAATGGTCAACGCCCAGTAAACTGACCTTGTTTTGTGATTGAGCGCTGCCGGCAAAGAGCATCATTAACAGCACAAAGCCTGCCGCTTTAAGAAATCCATTTTGTTTCATACATCTATTATTTTAAATTGTTTACAGATAGGTGATCAGTTCTTCCATTGGCTTCCTCACTTTCTTCAGCCGAAGGTTCCAGTCGTTGGCTACGGACCTGTACCCTATCGCCATCAGCATAGAACTTCTAAGGCCTTTTTGCGGAAGTTGTAATAATTCATCCAGTTGAGCGGCGTTAAAACCTTCCATTGGCGTTGCGTCTATCTGCTGCAGGGCTGCGGCGGCTACAGCAAGCCCCAATCCGATATGCGCCTGTTTGGCAGCATGGTGAAAATGCTGTTCCTGCGACAAGCCGGCGAAATAATTAAGTGCAAACTGCCGTTGCCGTTCTGATACCGATGAAGACTGTCCACGGCTTGCATTCAGGTAATCAAATACATGATTAATCCGCTCCGGCGTATAACTATCCCATGGGGCAAAAACAAGCAGGTGAGAACATTCCAGTATTGCTGCCTGGTTAAATGCGATAGGGTAAATCTTTTCTTTCAATGCCTGTGACGTGATAACAAATACTTCATAGGGCTGAAGACCGATACCTGAGGGAGCCAGTCTGACAGATTCCAGGATGTTGTCCATGACCTTGTCCGGCACTTGCTGCCCCGTCATTCTCTTTGTTGCATAACGCCACTGCAGCGATTCGATGATGTTCATATGAACTGTGTTTGATAACGCAAAACTAGAACACTGCGAATCGTTGCATGTTGACTTATGCCAGAAAAAAACGTTGATAAATATCAACAGACGCATTGTTAGGAGCGGAAGGTATGTATTACACGAGTATGCGCATTTGCTGGAAAGATATAGTGATCCGCACTCCTGCACTGCTGTCAAATTCCACTTTGCCGCGCAGCTGCCGTACCAATCCAATGATCAGGTTAAGACCGAAAGAAGAGGTAGTCTCCGGATCAAAGTCTGCAGGAAATCCAGGGCCATTGTCTGCGATTGATAATGTTACCCGTTCATCATCACAACACAGTGAGATGTGAATGTGTGGTTCTGCGTTCGATGGTAATGCGTATTTGATTGCATTCGCCACTGCCTCATTGATGATAAGCCCGATAGGTACTGCCTGTGATACATCCAGTTCAGTGCTAGCAGGATTTATTTCCACCGTCATCATGTCGTGTATAGCGCAGCTATCCTGCAAATATTCCAGCAGTTCATTCAAATAGTAATGCATATTTACGCCGGAGAAACTATCAGACCGGTATAACTTCTGATGGATGATGGAAATAGCCTGCATACGGTTCCTGCTTTCCCGCAATGCCTGTCGCGCGGTTTCGTTGTTCAGCTGAAGTGCCTGTGTATTCAACAGGCTGATGACGATCTGGAGGTTGTTCTTCACACGGTGATGCACTTCTTTGAGTAACCAGTCCCGCTCGTCCAGTAGTTCTTTCAGGGTAATATTTTGTTGATTGATCTCAAACTGTTGTTGTTTCAATTGCAGGTTAGCACGACGCTTAATATTGTATGCCCAAATGCTGATCAGCAATAGCAGCAGCAGCAAGGATCC from Chitinophaga filiformis carries:
- a CDS encoding nuclear transport factor 2 family protein — translated: MATQLSNEQIIRNLYQAAEVQDSKLFASMFTPDGYFWDVSAGKKYYGEDIGLTVDIYAKAFPDMHRELLRVYVKDEENMVMVELTLNGTHNGPLELPIGTIPATGKTINTPCADFFYLENGKVKFFHCYTAATILFGQIGLLEKLK
- a CDS encoding VOC family protein; this encodes MKQNGFLKAAGFVLLMMLFAGSAQSQNKVSLLGVDHFGINVPDLQQAVNFFTDVLDFKVVTQIGPVPLDSNWKEANHMNQATGPVTIKMTRAGDGANIELFYYDKNKGSTTQPGGDDIGATHIAFYTADIKASIAYLKSKGVTFLGEPFTMPVGDTEGETWVYFLTPWGSKMELVTYPNGKGYEKHNPGVKLWSPKNVPVKLSAADTLSKGQLQQLATRHLEIWNNTAAAARLAGLASLYTANVLFVDASYVSTGQEGLNTFIGNLQQSHPGFRFSLARIEANHNMVRLFWNYGDKAHPSLVKGVDIITVEQGKIKSLYAFLDTVSK
- a CDS encoding nitroreductase family protein, with protein sequence MNIIESLQWRYATKRMTGQQVPDKVMDNILESVRLAPSGIGLQPYEVFVITSQALKEKIYPIAFNQAAILECSHLLVFAPWDSYTPERINHVFDYLNASRGQSSSVSERQRQFALNYFAGLSQEQHFHHAAKQAHIGLGLAVAAAALQQIDATPMEGFNAAQLDELLQLPQKGLRSSMLMAIGYRSVANDWNLRLKKVRKPMEELITYL
- a CDS encoding alpha/beta fold hydrolase — translated: MKQIMKHIPRVVFGIVFFIALSASVELMAQKQNHQSISDESLVAQLPGFKNGYATINSVRLHYVTGGKGKVLVLLSGWPQTWWSFHKMMPALQQHYTVIAVDYRGMGTSGRPAGGYDKKTVAGDIAGLLKSLGYQQVFVAGHDIGAQVAFSLAANYPDLVEKLVMIDVPHPDETFAAIPMLPAPGTPTDKLDPARPYVWWFAFNQLNGLPEELVAGRAAVFQKTVFHYLLKDDSSMSSFDRAVYAATYNSKEAIHAGNAWYQAFPQDIEDYKDYAMLKMPVLGIGGPGYDWLKYALPKKAADVKLVKVENSGHFLPEEQPDVTVREIEQFLN
- a CDS encoding sensor histidine kinase; this translates as MSKPNASNKILLLIPFLLLKCFLVHAQQGPTVTKLNKQLQQCRTDTARSNVLQHLAALKAVEKKRFTLDSLRGNYISAIRHYQQYMVLSDSMEMMKHDRQLAQLKIEYETEQKDRELELKEKHISVLTTETSAQRELIQHEATRRHFSYAIGSLLLLLLLISIWAYNIKRRANLQLKQQQFEINQQNITLKELLDERDWLLKEVHHRVKNNLQIVISLLNTQALQLNNETARQALRESRNRMQAISIIHQKLYRSDSFSGVNMHYYLNELLEYLQDSCAIHDMMTVEINPASTELDVSQAVPIGLIINEAVANAIKYALPSNAEPHIHISLCCDDERVTLSIADNGPGFPADFDPETTSSFGLNLIIGLVRQLRGKVEFDSSAGVRITISFQQMRILV